Proteins encoded by one window of Candidatus Poribacteria bacterium:
- a CDS encoding Eco57I restriction-modification methylase domain-containing protein, with protein sequence MNQVAIKSVLSAIPTGDFLEKAKDLLATIGYRSERTLELSGTVQDFFEEFPPLNPNTKTEQEFRKHAESVKLVFQFTSDEITDDIQQKLFESDAFDKGNIKSFLFCAVELKDNTYSRTKYAEFTREINKRLFAPTVILFRARNRLTVAFADRRPDKTDEDRDVLGQVTLIKDIRLNNPHRAHLDILSELSLEACVQWIDDNRKPKNFDGLLAAWLAKLDTEELNKQFYRKLFAWYEWAIETATFPTDENRTLQPEEHVIRLITRLLFIWFIKEKRLVTDALFNKTQIQDLLKEDDFDNGDAYYRAVLQNLFFATLNTEIDKRKFSTVGYATNRDFSRYRYKDQMRDPDRLLELFGKTPFINGGLFDCLDSWEATGEASYRIDCFSDNQYHKLSIPNRLFFDAQQGLIPLLEHYKFTVEENTPIEQEVALDPELLGRVFENLLAAYNPETGATVRKQTGSYYTPRAIVDYMVEEALVATLSQKCDPTDGDAKLWDERLHYLLDYAQAFDDANEWFDDVETDAIVRAISELKVLDPAVGSGAFPMGMLHKLTLALRRLDPDNNRWEKLQKERAVQRAEVAFDTQDDEARREELVEIDETFKRYRDSDFGRKLYLIQNSIFGVDIQSVACQIAKLRFFISLAIEQEPEQNADNFGIKPLPNLETRFIAANTLIGLKAQGTLTSNTAQNLEKALRDNREQHFHATTRQRKRTCKIKDGELRAELATELKHFGMPADDAEKIAKWDIYDQNASADWFDSEWMFGITDGFDVVIGNPPYVESRNSLLSDEQKIAYGKQVVSDWQDALPRGSDLLIYFYARSSKFLNESGNGCFITQNAWLNTDYGHKFQQFSVNRFSFLKIIDSSSKFFSDSKSQNINTIITLFVREAVEDIEYGVVDANLIISDNKVIKSSQLMKWGHIFSMPEFYREILSKMRSEARKNVSDKISFGQGLNFPLSQLSADNSDLPVIVKSAQFIAASADKRIKPALASKRMEKIPALVMPRGVGARHYCTFNSCRAFSYSHVELYLPEDLWNSETHYCLWVYLNSSFVWLFREITGRKNLGGGLLKAEATDMKMLPIDFNFDFEREAKQVFEILKDREPLPVSKEIYTDEHLLIDDIVADYFGFQDRLEDIRNALIEQVNFRLSRAKSSK encoded by the coding sequence ATGAACCAAGTGGCAATCAAATCCGTACTATCAGCAATCCCAACCGGTGATTTCTTAGAAAAAGCAAAAGACCTCTTAGCAACGATAGGCTACCGCAGTGAACGCACGCTTGAACTCTCCGGCACCGTCCAGGACTTTTTTGAAGAATTCCCACCACTGAACCCGAACACCAAGACCGAACAAGAATTCCGCAAACACGCCGAATCTGTGAAACTCGTGTTCCAGTTCACAAGTGATGAAATCACTGACGATATTCAGCAAAAACTCTTCGAGTCAGATGCTTTCGACAAAGGAAACATAAAAAGTTTCCTGTTCTGTGCAGTTGAACTAAAAGATAACACCTACTCCCGAACCAAATACGCCGAATTCACAAGAGAAATTAACAAACGTCTGTTCGCACCCACTGTGATCCTATTTCGCGCCCGGAATCGTTTGACGGTCGCATTTGCCGACCGCCGTCCAGACAAAACTGATGAAGACCGCGATGTACTCGGACAAGTCACCCTCATCAAAGACATCCGCCTGAACAACCCCCATCGCGCACATCTCGACATCCTCTCCGAACTCTCACTTGAGGCATGCGTCCAATGGATAGACGACAACAGAAAACCGAAAAACTTCGACGGACTGCTGGCTGCATGGCTCGCCAAGTTGGACACCGAAGAACTCAATAAGCAGTTCTATCGAAAACTTTTCGCGTGGTATGAATGGGCAATAGAGACAGCAACATTCCCGACAGACGAAAACCGCACCTTACAACCGGAGGAGCATGTGATACGCCTCATCACACGCCTGCTCTTTATCTGGTTTATCAAGGAAAAACGATTGGTGACAGATGCGTTATTCAACAAAACACAGATCCAAGACCTACTCAAAGAGGATGACTTTGATAACGGCGATGCCTACTATCGTGCCGTGCTACAAAACCTCTTTTTCGCCACACTCAACACCGAAATAGATAAACGAAAGTTCAGCACCGTTGGCTACGCCACAAATCGCGATTTCTCACGCTATCGTTATAAAGATCAGATGCGCGACCCCGATAGACTATTGGAACTGTTCGGCAAAACACCCTTCATCAACGGCGGATTGTTCGATTGCCTCGATAGTTGGGAAGCAACGGGTGAAGCGAGTTACCGAATAGACTGTTTCTCTGATAATCAGTACCACAAGTTATCCATCCCTAACCGCCTTTTTTTTGATGCGCAGCAAGGACTCATCCCGCTACTTGAACACTACAAATTCACTGTCGAGGAGAACACACCGATAGAGCAAGAAGTGGCTTTGGATCCCGAACTGCTCGGCAGAGTGTTTGAAAATCTACTCGCTGCCTACAACCCCGAAACCGGTGCAACGGTGCGTAAACAGACCGGATCCTACTACACCCCACGGGCTATCGTTGACTACATGGTGGAAGAAGCATTGGTCGCCACGTTATCCCAAAAATGCGACCCAACCGATGGAGACGCAAAACTGTGGGATGAACGGTTACACTATCTCCTCGACTATGCCCAAGCCTTCGACGATGCCAACGAATGGTTTGATGATGTCGAAACGGACGCAATCGTCCGAGCAATTTCCGAACTCAAGGTCCTGGATCCCGCAGTCGGTTCCGGTGCGTTCCCGATGGGAATGCTCCACAAACTGACGCTCGCACTCCGCCGACTTGACCCAGATAACAACCGATGGGAAAAATTACAGAAGGAACGCGCCGTCCAACGTGCAGAAGTCGCTTTTGATACACAAGACGACGAAGCACGCCGTGAAGAACTCGTTGAAATTGACGAAACCTTCAAACGCTACCGAGATTCAGACTTTGGACGCAAGTTATACCTCATCCAAAACAGCATCTTCGGTGTAGACATCCAGTCTGTAGCGTGCCAAATCGCCAAACTCCGCTTCTTTATCTCCCTCGCAATTGAGCAGGAGCCCGAGCAGAACGCAGATAACTTCGGTATCAAACCCTTGCCAAATTTGGAGACGCGTTTTATCGCCGCAAACACACTGATTGGGCTCAAGGCACAAGGAACGTTGACGAGCAACACAGCACAAAATTTGGAAAAGGCACTGCGCGACAACCGTGAGCAGCATTTCCACGCCACCACCCGTCAACGCAAACGCACATGCAAGATTAAGGACGGAGAATTGCGAGCAGAATTGGCAACCGAACTAAAGCATTTCGGCATGCCAGCAGATGATGCTGAAAAGATCGCTAAATGGGATATCTATGACCAAAACGCCTCTGCCGATTGGTTTGATTCAGAATGGATGTTCGGAATCACAGACGGATTTGATGTGGTAATTGGCAATCCGCCGTATGTTGAGTCCAGGAACAGCTTACTATCGGATGAACAGAAAATAGCCTATGGAAAACAAGTCGTTTCTGATTGGCAAGACGCGCTGCCTCGCGGCAGCGATCTGCTAATCTATTTTTACGCCCGTTCGTCCAAATTTTTGAATGAATCTGGGAATGGATGCTTTATCACGCAAAACGCTTGGCTCAATACCGATTATGGACACAAGTTCCAACAATTCTCTGTCAACAGATTTTCCTTTTTGAAAATTATTGATAGTAGTAGCAAATTTTTCTCCGATAGTAAAAGTCAGAACATAAACACTATTATCACTCTTTTTGTTAGAGAAGCAGTGGAAGATATAGAGTATGGCGTTGTTGATGCTAACCTGATTATTAGTGACAACAAGGTAATAAAATCAAGCCAATTGATGAAGTGGGGGCACATCTTCTCAATGCCCGAATTTTATAGAGAAATACTGTCAAAGATGAGATCAGAAGCACGTAAAAATGTAAGTGACAAGATTTCTTTTGGGCAAGGATTGAATTTTCCTTTAAGCCAATTGAGTGCTGATAATTCTGATTTGCCAGTTATTGTCAAAAGTGCGCAATTTATTGCTGCTTCTGCCGACAAAAGGATAAAACCCGCGTTAGCAAGCAAGAGAATGGAAAAAATACCGGCATTAGTTATGCCCCGAGGTGTGGGCGCACGTCATTACTGTACTTTCAACTCGTGTCGGGCATTTTCATATAGTCATGTAGAATTGTATCTGCCGGAAGACCTTTGGAATTCAGAGACGCACTATTGTTTGTGGGTTTACCTAAATTCTTCTTTTGTCTGGTTGTTCAGGGAAATTACTGGTCGGAAAAATCTTGGGGGCGGATTGTTGAAAGCAGAAGCAACAGATATGAAAATGTTACCCATAGATTTTAATTTTGACTTTGAGCGCGAAGCAAAGCAGGTATTTGAGATACTTAAAGATAGAGAACCGTTGCCTGTTTCAAAGGAGATTTACACAGATGAACATTTGCTCATAGATGACATAGTTGCAGACTATTTTGGTTTTCAAGACAGACTGGAAGATATCAGAAACGCCTTAATTGAGCAGGTAAATTTCCGTCTATCGAGGGCAAAATCTTCAAAATGA
- a CDS encoding type II toxin-antitoxin system RelE/ParE family toxin produces the protein MNVTSQLRVVFFRTDQGNEPVREWLEGLGTRDERIIDADITIVAEHWPLVARTRLVKKLQGEENLWEIRTRISKGKRIARVLFTVEAGEIILLHGFIKKSQKTPQRDLRLARKRSELWRGRSGSHE, from the coding sequence ATGAACGTAACATCACAACTTCGCGTCGTCTTCTTTCGCACGGACCAGGGAAATGAACCGGTCCGGGAATGGTTGGAAGGGCTTGGAACAAGAGACGAAAGGATAATTGATGCAGACATAACAATCGTAGCTGAACATTGGCCTTTAGTGGCACGCACGCGTCTCGTCAAAAAGTTACAGGGTGAAGAAAATCTGTGGGAAATCCGTACCCGTATCAGCAAAGGAAAACGTATTGCGCGGGTTTTGTTTACTGTTGAAGCCGGCGAGATAATCCTTCTGCACGGTTTTATTAAAAAATCTCAAAAAACACCACAGAGAGATTTGCGTCTGGCGCGAAAACGAAGTGAACTCTGGAGAGGAAGGAGCGGATCACATGAATAA
- a CDS encoding helicase-related protein has product MSNKNASLKSGIRDNLLRDTVHDFLQQEIKNGSALSIVSAYFTIYAYEKMQHSLNKIEELRFLFGDPDFVKRMDPNNTDKKAFDITDTGLELNQQLRQKPIAKACAEWIKEKVDIRTTRDANLIHGKMYHIANNGVDKAILGSSNFTVRGLGLSSNNSNIELNLEVDSDRDRIDLKAWFDELWNNDELVEDVKETVLAKLKQIGQDHPPELIYYKTLYELFREEIETRKTNEQTLEDIHLYDTKIWDKLYDFQKEGAKSVIARLLRHNGCILADSVGLGKTYTALAVIKFFELRNERVLVLCPKKLRENWALYPAHNSQASNEFLDDKFGYTLLSHTDLSRYSGDSGGVNLADFNWRNFDLIVIDESHNFRNDSKPREDKDGNFRHTRYSRLLEEVIKEGTKTKVLMLSATPVNTSLADLRNQIYLMTEKREDVFRNSLGVSNIRTLIQQAQKAFKAWEEKPLKDGTRDKTELFDTLGVDFFQLLGGVSIARSRRHIIKYYAEEIEKIGEFPTQLDPVNCHPPTDLSGQLSYKALADQIGDFELSIYRPSSYVVDETAKQRLADEKQKFRFNQADREKFLIGMMQTNFLKRLESSAHSLSETLERTINKHDEMLEKIERFEKKGNIADTADVLPDDDEDDEEFLINRARNPYHLKELDCTRWKQDIIQDKQTLTAVLEKVKSITPERDGKLKEIKKHIRDKALNPTKDKDGNPNRKLLIFTTFKDTAEYLYDNLSELTSELDLNMALVSGDMTRTTSGENKFSDILTNFAPRARGRSDDASDIIDLIIATDCISEGQNLQDCDTVLNYDIHWNPVRIIQRFGRIDRIGSNNVAVKMINYWPTEDMEVYLRLRNRVESRMALADATASGDDDPLNESVYEQAQMELNFRDQQLERLREEVLDLDELSDNVVMSDFTLDYFFAQLLKYLERNRAKLEATPDGAYAVTNNENNPTEKGVIFFLQQTNASTDKQQKTASPIHPYYAVYIRNSGDIRYGCINAKQVLDLFEASAVGKEDTIDDLCLWFDQETEYGDNMVHYNKLLDTVISHITRAHTKTQSQVLKSGSPREAKLTPASKAPKDTGDFKLVTWLIIA; this is encoded by the coding sequence ATGTCAAATAAAAACGCATCCCTAAAATCCGGCATCCGAGACAACCTTCTCCGTGACACAGTTCACGATTTTCTACAACAGGAAATTAAAAACGGTTCCGCACTCTCCATCGTATCTGCCTACTTCACCATCTACGCTTATGAAAAGATGCAACATTCCCTCAACAAAATAGAGGAACTCCGCTTTCTTTTCGGTGATCCCGATTTTGTCAAACGTATGGATCCGAATAACACAGATAAAAAAGCGTTTGACATAACGGATACAGGTTTAGAACTCAACCAGCAACTCCGACAGAAACCGATTGCCAAAGCGTGTGCCGAATGGATAAAAGAGAAGGTAGACATCCGCACAACCCGCGACGCAAATCTGATACACGGGAAGATGTACCATATCGCCAATAACGGCGTTGACAAAGCAATTCTCGGCAGCTCCAACTTTACGGTACGCGGACTCGGACTCAGTTCAAATAACAGCAACATTGAACTCAACTTAGAGGTGGATAGCGACCGCGACCGGATTGACCTCAAGGCGTGGTTTGATGAACTCTGGAATAACGATGAACTGGTTGAAGATGTCAAAGAGACAGTGCTGGCAAAACTGAAGCAGATCGGGCAAGATCACCCACCAGAACTCATCTATTACAAAACCCTATACGAACTGTTCCGTGAAGAAATTGAGACCCGAAAAACAAACGAACAGACCCTTGAGGATATACATCTATACGACACAAAAATCTGGGACAAGTTATACGACTTTCAAAAAGAGGGAGCGAAAAGTGTTATTGCTCGATTGTTGCGACACAACGGCTGCATCTTAGCAGACAGCGTCGGGTTAGGAAAAACCTACACGGCACTCGCTGTTATCAAATTTTTTGAATTGCGAAACGAACGCGTCCTTGTCCTCTGTCCGAAAAAACTTCGCGAAAATTGGGCACTCTATCCGGCACATAATTCACAAGCATCTAATGAGTTCCTTGATGACAAATTCGGATACACCTTACTATCCCACACCGACCTATCCAGATATAGCGGTGATTCTGGCGGTGTCAATCTGGCAGATTTCAATTGGCGAAATTTTGACCTGATTGTTATTGACGAATCGCACAATTTCCGAAACGATAGCAAACCCCGTGAGGACAAAGATGGTAATTTCCGCCACACCCGCTATTCCCGCCTCTTAGAGGAGGTCATCAAGGAAGGCACAAAAACCAAAGTACTGATGCTTTCCGCGACACCGGTAAATACTTCACTCGCCGACCTCCGCAATCAGATATATCTCATGACAGAAAAACGCGAGGATGTCTTTAGAAACAGTTTAGGGGTTAGCAATATCCGTACTTTAATACAGCAGGCACAAAAAGCCTTCAAGGCATGGGAAGAAAAGCCACTAAAAGATGGCACAAGAGATAAAACAGAATTATTTGATACTTTAGGCGTAGACTTTTTCCAATTGCTCGGCGGCGTTTCTATCGCGCGTTCCCGAAGGCATATCATAAAATACTATGCCGAAGAAATAGAAAAAATCGGTGAATTCCCTACACAACTGGACCCAGTAAACTGCCATCCACCCACCGACCTATCAGGTCAACTTTCATATAAAGCGTTGGCGGATCAGATAGGTGATTTCGAGCTATCCATCTATAGACCTTCAAGTTATGTTGTCGATGAAACAGCAAAACAGCGGTTGGCAGATGAAAAACAGAAATTCCGTTTCAACCAAGCAGACCGCGAGAAATTCCTTATCGGCATGATGCAGACCAACTTCCTCAAACGGCTGGAAAGTTCTGCGCACTCCCTCTCTGAAACACTTGAACGCACCATCAACAAACACGATGAAATGCTGGAGAAGATTGAACGCTTTGAGAAAAAGGGCAATATAGCAGACACCGCCGATGTCCTTCCTGATGACGATGAAGACGATGAGGAATTTTTAATCAATCGTGCCAGAAATCCCTACCATTTAAAAGAGCTGGATTGCACCCGATGGAAACAGGACATCATTCAAGATAAACAGACCCTAACGGCTGTGTTAGAAAAAGTGAAATCCATCACGCCAGAAAGAGATGGAAAACTGAAAGAGATTAAAAAGCATATTCGAGACAAGGCACTAAACCCTACGAAAGATAAGGATGGAAACCCTAATCGCAAGTTGCTCATCTTTACCACCTTCAAGGATACGGCAGAATATCTTTATGATAACTTGTCCGAACTCACATCGGAATTAGATCTGAATATGGCACTGGTTTCTGGAGATATGACGCGAACGACCTCCGGAGAAAATAAATTCAGCGATATCCTAACAAACTTTGCTCCACGCGCAAGAGGACGTTCTGATGACGCAAGCGACATTATAGACCTGATTATTGCGACAGACTGTATCTCAGAAGGGCAAAACCTTCAGGATTGCGATACTGTCCTCAACTACGATATACACTGGAACCCCGTCCGTATCATTCAACGGTTTGGACGGATTGACAGGATCGGGAGCAATAACGTCGCCGTCAAGATGATTAACTATTGGCCCACCGAAGATATGGAGGTCTATCTCCGTTTACGAAATCGCGTTGAATCCCGTATGGCACTCGCTGATGCGACCGCAAGTGGTGATGACGACCCGTTGAATGAATCGGTTTATGAACAGGCACAGATGGAACTCAATTTCCGGGATCAGCAATTGGAACGGCTCCGTGAAGAGGTGCTTGATTTAGATGAGCTCTCTGACAATGTGGTAATGAGCGACTTTACGTTAGATTATTTCTTCGCGCAACTCCTCAAATATCTCGAAAGAAATAGAGCGAAACTTGAGGCAACACCTGATGGTGCTTATGCCGTTACCAACAACGAAAATAACCCTACGGAAAAGGGTGTTATCTTCTTTCTGCAGCAAACAAACGCAAGCACGGATAAACAGCAAAAAACCGCCAGTCCCATCCATCCGTACTATGCCGTTTATATCCGAAACAGCGGGGATATCCGTTACGGGTGTATCAATGCCAAACAGGTGTTGGATCTATTTGAAGCATCTGCGGTTGGCAAGGAGGACACAATAGATGATTTGTGTCTCTGGTTTGACCAAGAGACGGAATACGGTGATAACATGGTACATTACAACAAACTTTTAGACACCGTCATTTCGCACATCACACGGGCGCATACAAAGACCCAGAGCCAAGTTTTGAAGAGCGGAAGTCCCCGCGAGGCAAAACTCACACCAGCATCCAAAGCACCTAAAGACACTGGTGATTTCAAATTGGTGACGTGGTTGATTATCGCATAA
- a CDS encoding Uma2 family endonuclease, whose product MAIPATQTRLTPEEYIAFERKALPTGEIIRHEYINGELIAMSGASREHNLITGNIFGELRTLLRGSECETYANEMRVSTPTTTSYFYPDVVVVCEEPRFEDDVFDTLLNPIILVEVLSPSTQVYDRREKFAHYRHLASLQEYVLVAQDKVLVEHHRRQEKQGTAPTTGKDWIFTDFQKLEESLPLTSIHCELPLQEIYERVLFSH is encoded by the coding sequence ATGGCAATCCCCGCAACACAAACACGCCTTACACCCGAAGAATACATCGCTTTTGAACGCAAAGCACTGCCAACCGGAGAAATAATCAGACACGAATACATAAACGGCGAATTAATTGCGATGTCCGGTGCAAGTCGCGAGCATAATCTGATTACAGGTAATATCTTTGGTGAACTCCGCACTTTATTAAGAGGCAGCGAATGTGAAACCTACGCGAACGAGATGCGCGTGAGCACACCTACGACAACCTCCTACTTCTACCCAGATGTCGTTGTCGTTTGTGAAGAACCGCGCTTTGAAGACGATGTCTTTGACACACTTCTCAACCCCATTATCTTGGTAGAGGTACTCTCGCCTTCAACTCAAGTTTATGATAGACGCGAAAAATTCGCACACTACCGACACCTCGCGTCGTTGCAGGAATACGTCCTCGTCGCCCAAGACAAAGTACTTGTCGAACACCACCGCCGCCAAGAAAAACAGGGAACTGCACCTACGACAGGAAAGGACTGGATTTTCACCGACTTCCAAAAACTTGAAGAAAGCCTACCACTCACCTCCATCCACTGCGAGCTGCCTTTACAAGAAATATACGAACGCGTCCTATTTTCTCATTAA
- a CDS encoding AbrB/MazE/SpoVT family DNA-binding domain-containing protein: MAIAKILEHGQITIPKPIRESLGLKKGDVVDARIEGDSVVITPQKLVTSEDWEKLLQVMNNVHEQNRGISEEEVYQDVERAVAELRQEEYDKQKKTASGGNHGNPRNTNTPYTRRIHRF; the protein is encoded by the coding sequence ATGGCAATTGCTAAAATCCTCGAACATGGACAAATAACCATTCCTAAACCAATCCGAGAAAGTTTAGGACTTAAAAAGGGCGATGTTGTGGATGCTCGAATTGAAGGTGATTCCGTCGTGATTACGCCCCAAAAATTAGTGACATCAGAAGATTGGGAAAAACTCCTACAAGTAATGAATAACGTCCACGAACAAAATAGAGGTATCAGCGAAGAAGAAGTCTATCAAGATGTTGAACGCGCAGTTGCTGAGCTTCGACAGGAAGAATATGACAAACAGAAGAAAACTGCATCCGGAGGAAATCATGGCAATCCCCGCAACACAAACACGCCTTACACCCGAAGAATACATCGCTTTTGA
- a CDS encoding SMP-30/gluconolactonase/LRE family protein yields the protein MNTPPERKWDGTVVRYPDPAIEVLDPRFGKYKIGNSVVERLWTGSRWAEGPVWFGDGGYLLWSDIPNNRILKWEESTGQVSTYRKPSNYSNGHTRDRQGRLVSCEHGARRVTRTEYDGTITVLMDSFNGKPLNAPNDVAVHPDGHIWFTDPGYGIMLNYEGHIAEFELPTCVYRLNPDTGDATVVIDELEKPNGICFSPDYDKLYVVDTGVTHKEGTPRHLFVYNVIDGERLGDQEVFCDMSPGIADGIRCDVDGNLWASAGWVGDGYDGVHVFAPDGTRIGQIHLPEICANLCFGGVKRNRLFMMGSQSLYSVYVEAQGVPLF from the coding sequence ATGAATACACCACCAGAAAGAAAGTGGGATGGGACGGTTGTCCGCTATCCGGATCCGGCGATTGAGGTGCTGGATCCTCGTTTTGGAAAATATAAAATCGGGAATTCCGTTGTTGAGCGGTTATGGACGGGGTCGCGCTGGGCAGAGGGACCTGTCTGGTTCGGGGATGGCGGTTACCTGCTTTGGAGCGATATTCCGAACAATCGGATTCTGAAATGGGAGGAATCCACGGGTCAGGTAAGCACCTATCGTAAGCCGTCTAACTATAGCAACGGACACACGCGCGATCGGCAGGGGAGACTCGTCAGTTGTGAACACGGGGCACGGCGCGTTACACGAACCGAATACGACGGCACGATTACCGTGCTGATGGACAGTTTCAATGGGAAACCGCTCAACGCTCCGAACGACGTGGCGGTTCATCCGGATGGGCATATCTGGTTTACCGATCCCGGATACGGTATCATGCTCAACTACGAAGGGCATATCGCCGAATTTGAACTGCCAACCTGTGTTTATCGTCTCAACCCAGATACCGGAGACGCAACTGTCGTGATAGATGAACTCGAAAAACCGAACGGCATCTGCTTTTCACCCGATTATGATAAACTCTATGTCGTTGATACAGGTGTTACACATAAAGAAGGAACGCCGCGGCATCTCTTCGTCTACAATGTGATAGATGGTGAGCGACTCGGCGATCAAGAGGTCTTCTGCGATATGTCCCCGGGGATTGCTGACGGTATTCGGTGTGATGTTGATGGAAATCTCTGGGCAAGTGCGGGTTGGGTTGGCGACGGCTACGATGGTGTGCATGTCTTTGCGCCAGATGGAACACGTATCGGACAAATTCACCTCCCAGAAATCTGTGCAAATCTCTGTTTCGGTGGTGTAAAACGGAACCGATTGTTTATGATGGGAAGCCAATCTCTTTATTCGGTTTATGTAGAAGCACAAGGCGTGCCGCTTTTTTAG
- a CDS encoding class I SAM-dependent methyltransferase, with the protein MNTDNLERINCPICERDEAKLLFNKDSLSVVACKQCRLRYVNPRVDRQTLESEYIETYYPPDKVDRIQTDSMEWLQMTERLTELEKRHRNKGRLLDVGCGIGTFLHLAREQGWESHGVEPSKSGSSFAKEEHKLDVQCGDLFDADFPPAHFDAITLYHVLEHISELNPFLSELRRILKPAGTEEKAGTLVIEVPNGEGLQSRLQKADWPYVHPRDHLYYFSAHSLPKLLQKHGFRNIKLGKPKRVSPSTGVHFALRQAATAALVQFHLGTVIRVYAS; encoded by the coding sequence ATGAACACAGACAACCTTGAACGTATCAACTGTCCGATTTGTGAACGCGATGAGGCGAAGCTGCTCTTTAATAAGGATTCTCTATCGGTGGTCGCTTGTAAGCAGTGCCGATTGCGGTATGTTAATCCGCGAGTCGATCGTCAGACGCTTGAATCGGAGTATATTGAGACCTATTATCCACCTGATAAAGTGGATCGCATCCAGACAGACAGTATGGAATGGCTGCAGATGACGGAGCGTCTCACGGAATTAGAGAAGCGGCATCGGAACAAAGGACGACTGCTGGATGTCGGGTGTGGTATCGGTACCTTTCTTCACCTCGCGCGAGAACAGGGGTGGGAATCACACGGCGTTGAACCTTCCAAGAGCGGTAGTAGTTTTGCAAAAGAAGAGCATAAACTGGATGTGCAGTGTGGAGACCTTTTTGATGCTGATTTTCCGCCCGCACACTTTGACGCAATCACGCTCTATCATGTGTTAGAACATATCTCTGAACTCAATCCGTTTCTCAGTGAGTTACGCCGGATTCTGAAACCTGCAGGAACTGAGGAAAAGGCAGGCACCTTGGTCATTGAAGTCCCGAACGGTGAGGGGCTGCAGAGCCGTCTCCAGAAAGCGGATTGGCCTTATGTCCATCCGCGGGATCATCTCTACTATTTCTCTGCGCACTCCTTGCCGAAATTGCTTCAGAAGCACGGTTTTCGTAACATTAAGTTGGGAAAACCGAAGCGCGTTAGTCCATCAACAGGAGTCCATTTCGCGCTCCGTCAAGCGGCAACTGCTGCACTCGTCCAGTTTCACTTGGGCACAGTGATTCGGGTGTACGCAAGTTAG
- a CDS encoding phosphoribosylformylglycinamidine synthase subunit PurS gives MNNWKVEVYYKPEVPDTVGQGILEDIADLGISGIHSVRTATVYWIEGALDAQTIDRIGAELLADPITQAYTFAAQNDPATGWTLEVQFKAGVTDAVGDSTVKGIKDLGITDITTVRTGHKYWLTGSLNAEILETIAQRLLMNDVIQTFSYQAPSS, from the coding sequence ATGAATAATTGGAAAGTTGAAGTCTATTATAAACCCGAAGTCCCCGACACGGTCGGACAGGGCATTCTTGAAGACATCGCCGACCTCGGCATCAGTGGCATCCATTCTGTCCGCACAGCCACGGTTTACTGGATCGAAGGCGCGCTCGATGCACAAACTATTGACCGAATTGGTGCTGAACTCCTCGCCGATCCTATCACACAAGCATACACTTTCGCCGCTCAAAACGACCCCGCAACAGGTTGGACACTTGAGGTACAATTCAAAGCCGGTGTCACTGACGCAGTGGGCGATAGCACTGTCAAAGGCATCAAAGACTTAGGCATCACAGATATCACCACTGTGCGGACGGGACATAAGTACTGGTTGACAGGTTCCCTGAACGCCGAAATTCTTGAGACCATCGCGCAGCGTCTCCTCATGAACGATGTCATCCAAACGTTCTCCTATCAAGCACCTTCATCGTAA
- a CDS encoding UPF0175 family protein, with amino-acid sequence MFSITLDVPTELSTPLSISGYNREKLTEEAKQLLAISLFERNILSLGQAAKLAELHLWDFIQILNQQDIPIAEYDDEEIQQELKMVACLTQQTK; translated from the coding sequence ATGTTTTCTATTACATTGGATGTCCCCACTGAACTTTCAACCCCTCTTTCTATCTCTGGCTATAATCGAGAAAAACTGACTGAGGAAGCGAAACAGTTGCTTGCAATTTCGCTTTTCGAGCGTAACATTCTCTCTTTAGGGCAAGCTGCCAAATTGGCCGAACTACACTTATGGGATTTTATTCAGATTCTGAATCAGCAGGACATTCCTATTGCTGAATATGATGATGAAGAAATCCAACAGGAATTGAAGATGGTCGCATGCTTAACACAGCAAACAAAGTAG